In Boudabousia tangfeifanii, the DNA window TTCAGGCTTCACCGGAGGCTTTGGTGCTTCCGGAGTAGGCTTCACCGGAGGCTGTGGCTTCGGTGCCGGTTCCTTGGTCGGCTCAGGCTTCACTGGAGGCTCAGGCTTCGGAGCAGGCTCCTTGGTTGGCTCAGGCTTCACTGGTGGAACTGGAGCTGGAGTAGGCTCAGCAGTAGGTTCCTTGGTGGGCTCTGGTGATGGAACTGGTGCTGGAGTTGGCTCAACCGTAGGTTCTGCAGTTGGCTCAGCAGTGGGTTCCTTGGTCGGCTCAGGAGCCGGAGTAGGAGCCGGAGTGGGTTCAACGGTTGGCTCCACACTTGGTTCCGGAGTCGGTTCCGGTTGCTTTTCAACCTGAACGGTTAGATTAAAGCGACCCTTAGGCGTTACCACCACCAGCTTGAGGCTTTCGCCTTCCGCTGGGGCGTTCAGCTGAACACTCTGGTTCTGGGCAGAAAGCTGAGAGTGAGCCAAAACTTCAGGTTCGTCAGCGGTCCAGACCGAAATCTGACCTGACTGCGGGCCATTCAAGAGTTCAAAGTTTAGCGGTTCACCGGCCTCGGCCTTAACCACGGTGCTACCGTCTTCAGCAACCTTAGTAGTGCCATTACCAGTTGTGACCTGGAGGCCAAGCACCTGAGTATCGGCGCAAGTACCACCGACGCGGATTTCACCCGCACCACCAAACGGCTCACCATTGTGGCTGTTCTTGCCTACGAGCTTCACAAAGTTACCGGCAACTGGAGCAAAGTTAACCACAGTAGCGGTCTTTCCAGCAACGAAGGAACCTGAAGCAACTGGGGAACCCCAGTTCTGGCCATCGGTGGAAACGAAGATGTCGTAATCCTTGATACGAGTATTAGTGTTGTCTTGGCGTGGGGTGTATTCCAAACCGTCGATCTGGCACTGCTTGTGCAAATCAAGAGAAATGAAATGCGGGAATTGAGCTGCTGGGTTTGCCCAACGAGTGTGCCAATAGGTCTTCGGGTTGCCGTCAACTGCGGCTTTAGCCAATCCGTTTGGCTTCGGGCTCTCGTTATCAGCTTCCGAGCTGAATCGATCCACAGTGAGACCACTAATTGGGTTCTTTAGAACCTGCTTTTCTGGTCCCCAAACGTTAACCTCAGCGCCTACCGAACGATCACCTTGAGTGAAGGTCAACGGTAGCTTACCAATCGGGGTATCTTCTGGAATGTAAAGGGCGAGGTCCACAACCCCATCCTTATTAGGACGAACCTGTCCCAAGTTCTTTCCATCCAAAACCACCTCGACTAGCTCGAGTGGCTTGAAACCATTGACCTTAATAGGCAAGCGGCCCTTCGGGTTAACAGTCTTGGTACCAAGTTCAAGGGTTGGATCCCCAGCTGGCTGCCAAGGAGTGTAGAGCGGTTCACTTGGGGTGGCACCGGCCTGCGAAGTGACCTCAGCGAAAGTTTCCTTACCATTCAAGGTTAGCTTCACGCGATGCTTACCAGGGGTGGCAAAAGTATGCTCTGCGGTCAGTACGTAAAGGTCGGGAGCACCATAAAGATTACGAGGACGAGGCGAAGTTACCTTAGCGGCCTCGAGTGGGCTGCCGTCACCCCAGTCGATGACGACTTTTTGTCCTGAGCCCAATGGTGAGTTCGAAACGCCGTCGGCATCGTTGGTGGTATCCGTAACCAGAGTCTTACCGTTAGCGGCAAGTTTGGTACCCGGAGCGGAAACGTAGCCAAGCTGAATGGTGCTGGCCGAGGTCGGAACGGTGGAAGCGACACCAACTAGGTCGAAATCCCACTTCACTGCAGGGTCATCGTAGTAGTTGATGCCAGCGGCAGCCATGTCAGTTCCGTTTACACCCGCGCGCTTGAGGAAATTGTCATTCTGACGCTTTGCCTGCGCAGTCCAACCAACTTCAGCTTGGGAAAGCAAGCGAGGATAGGTCATGTACTGGACCTGATCCAAACCACGGACAGTTTCGGTCCACAAGGCAGCCTCAGTGCCTAGCAGTTTGGAATCATCCATCCCGAGCTCGGTGGCTGGGTTCCAGTCATAGTGGGTCAAGGTATTACAGGGGTTACAAGCCCAGTTCAAACCCATCGGGGTCTTCGGGTTGTACTTCTGAGCCACATAGGCGTGCTTAACCTTGGACATGATTACCTTCACGTCCTTATTACGCACTGCCTGCTGGACTGGCTTAATATTACCCAACCAGTACTGGAGGATATCTCCGGACTTGAGCACACCAGGGCTGTCTGCGACCTCGTTCCAGCCGATTGGGGTCTTGCCCGAATCGCGAACGATCTGCATTACCTTGGTGACGATTTCTTCGTACTTGCCGTGACCATAACGCTGGAGGAAGGAGTGCGGTTCGTCGCCACCGATATGCACCTTATCGGAGTGAGTCATTGCGGCCATCTGCTTAAAGACGTGACGCAAGAAGTTGTAGGTGGCAGGCGAATCTGGATCCATGTAAGACCAGCCAACGGCACCGCCAGCGGCTGCTGGTGAGGTCGGTTCAGCCTCGGTTGCTGGGTGCGAGGAACCAGGAGTGTTCAACTGTGGGATCGCGTGCAAGGCAGCATTGATGTGGCCGGGCACGTCGATTTCTGGAACGATCTCAATGAATCGCGAGGACGCGTAGTCCTGCAATTTCTTCCACTCATCCTGAGTCAAATAGCCAGTGCGACCAACTTCGCGCGATGCCTGCTTTTCGTGAGGCAACATGGCGGACAGGCCGCTATCAGCGGTTAAACGAGTGTAGTCGATATCGTCACCGGGAGCACGTCCCTCATTGGTGATCTCAATGCGCCAGCCCTGGTCGTCAACCAAGTGCAAGTGCAAAGCGGTCATCTTGTAAGCTGCCATTTCATCAATGACCTGTTTAATGTCTTCGAATCCCACGAATGAACGGGCGATGTCGAGCATGTAACCACGGTAGGAGAAGCGTGGCGCGTCCTTAATGGCTACCGCAGGAATTTTCCAGTCAGCCAATACCGGGCGAGACATGTAAACAAAGCCAGGGAATAGCTGGCGCAAGGTCTGGGTGCCGTTAAAGACAGCCTGTTCGCTGGCGCCAACGATTTCCACTCCGCCTTCATTGGCGGTCAAAGAGTAGGCTTCATTCTTTCCGGCATATCCAGCAACTTCACCGGTTGCGAGGGAAATGTCGCCGGCTTTCTTGCCACTCGTTACTACGGGGAGTTCGTAACCGGTGGAGGAACGCAAGGTGGTGGCCAGCATATTTGCCACTCGAGTCAGGTTAGCAGGTGCCACAATCCGGGCCGTAGGTGCCAATACGTAGGGGGCGCCTTCCTGAGCAGTCACACTATCGGGCAGTGGCACCAAACCAGTTTGGGTGGCAACTTCAGCCGGCGCAGCCGGAGTCGGAGCCGCTACCTGAGGGGCATTCCAAGCTTCGATTTCCCAAGCGGAAGAACCCCAGTAGCCACCGGCCACTATGGTCTGCTTGCGAACTTGCAGTTTAATAGCTTTGAACTGTTCGTTCTTGCGGTTTTCAGGTAGGTCTACGGTAGTCTTGAGGGCCTTGCCGGGATCGGCACACTGCTGATTATCTTCCGAGAAGACTTTTTGGAAGCTTTGCCCGTCAGTGGAAACCAGCAAGTCCCACTTTGCAGCACAAGCGCGACCCCAGAAAACGTTTACGTGGTCAAGGACAGTCTTATCCTTGAAAGTGACAGTTGCCCAAGCACTATCTGAAACATTTGAGGACCAGCGGGATTGTTCAGCTTTAGCAGCGTCTTCATTGACGACACCATCGATGAGTTTATCCTTGCCCCAACGTCCGTCCGAGACTTCAGTCCCAGAAACTTCTACGGTTGCACCATTGCTAGCAAGTGCAAAGTTCTTTGCTGCCGCTTCGCCATCTGCGGCAAACGCGGATGCGGTTCCCAATGCTGGAAGACCAGCAAGGGCTAGCGCAGAGACGCCCATTATGGCTGTATATCGGCCAAAAACACCTGTACGGGAATGCTCCCGAGGGGAATCAGTCATCTATCTCCACCACCATTGTGAAAGTAGGAAGTGCACTGCATCGTGCACACTAGTACCCCGAGATTATCTCATATTCAAAGTAAAAATGCAGTTGCAAGAATAAAAGTGAGGCGAGAGGATCACTCCTCTCGCCTCACTTTTAAAAGCTAGTTAGCTAAGTGGCAATCAGGCCATCTTCTTGCCAACAGAGCCGAGACGCTGGCAAGCTTCGACTACGCGAGCAGCCATGCCTGCTTCAGCAGCCTTGCCCCATGCACGTGGGTCGTACTGCTTCTTGTTGCCGACTTCACCGTCAACCTTGAGGACGCCGTCGTAGTTCTTGAGCATCCAGTCAACGACAGGACGGGTGAAGGCGTACTGGGTGTCGGTGTCAACGTTCATCTTGATGACGCCGTTGCGAACAGCGGTAGCGATTTCTTCTTCGGTCGAGCCGGAGCCACCGTGCATAACGAGGTCGAATGGACGTTCCTTGCCAACCTTGGCGCCAACTTCATCCTGAATCTGGCCGAGGATTTCTGGGCGGAGCTTAACAGCACCTGGCTTGTAAACGCCGTGTACGTTACCGAAGGTTAGAGCGGTAATGTAGCGGCCCTTTTCGCCGAGGCCGAGAGCTTCAACGGTAGCCAAAGCATCTTCGGTGGTGGTGTAAAGCTTTTCGTTGATTTCAGCCTTAACGCCATCTTCTTCACCGCCGACAACACCGATTTCAACTTCGAGGATGGTGTTTGCCTTAACGGAGAGTTCTAGCATTTCCTTGGCGATTTCCAAGTTTTCTGCCAATGGAACAGCGGAGCCATCCCACATGTGGGACTGGAAGAATGGGAGGCGACCAGCCTTAACTTCTTCAGCTTCTAGTTCGAGAAGTGGGCGTACCCAGCTGTCGATGTTCTGCTTGGCGCAGTGGTCGGTGTGCAAAGCGATGGTGACATCGTAGTTCTTTGCAATTTCGCGAGCGTAAGCAGCCATTGCCAAGGAACCAGCAACGCGGTCCTTAACAGTGGAGCCGGACCAGTATTCAGCGCCACCAACGGAAACCTGGATGATACCGTCAGATTCTGCCTCAGCGAAACCCTGGATCGCAGCGGTTAGGGTCTGCGAAGAAGTAACGTTGATAGCTGGGTAAGCGAAACCGCCCTCACGAGCGCGGTCGAGCATTTCGTTGTAAACCTCTGGGGTTGCGATAGCCACTTTGGGGCCCTCCTTGTGTAGATCAATTACCCCTCTATTGTTCCACAACACAAAGATGTTGCACGATGCATGTCGGCCTGAAATTGCGATTCGCGCCAATAGCGAAAAAATGGAGCACTTTAGCTGGGCAGATAGTCCCAGTCACTCCCGTTATCTTTAGCGGTAGAACCTAAGCGTAGTGATGAGGCTTATGCCGATGACTGGAGAAGTGAACTAGCCAGCGGCAGTCATAGGTTCGCCCAGTTGCCCTGACCTTTCAGACCGACGGCTCAGGCGCGACGGGCGTCCTCGGCCAAGTTCCAAGTCCACATAGCGATGGCTGCCGCGTGACCCACATTCATAGAACGCGTGGAACCATACTGATTAATGAAACAAACCTGACCGCAAAGGGCACGCATTTCCTCGGATAGGCCCTGCGATTCGGTTCCGAAGACCAGTACCGTTCCGCGAGGTAAATCGGCCTCGGTAATGGGCTTTGCCCCAGGAATAATATCAATTCCTAGCGGAGTGACTTCCGCCTGCTCGCACCACTGGGCAAAATCGGCCACACTCGGGTGGTGGAAAACGTGGAGGTAGCGGTCAGTAACCATGGCTCCGCGTTTGTTCCAGCGTTTACGTCCCACAATATGAACAGTGGCGGCGCCCATCGCATTGGCGGTGCGCACAATCGAGCCAATGTTGAAATCGTGTTCCAGATTTTCAATGGCCACATGGAAAGGACGACGTTTGGTATCGAGGTCGGCCACAATCGCCGAAGTCTTCCAATACCGGTAGCAGTCGATCACGTTGCGGCGGTCGCCCTCGGCCAGCAAAAGCGGGTCGTACTGGTCTCCACTGGGCCAGTTCGCTTCCCCACCAGGCCAGGGTCCCACACCCACTTCGGGGTTTTCTTCGCCCGCGTTTGTGATTGGAGCTTTAATCCGCTCCCCGGTTTTGCGACTGAAATCGGCTGCGGGATCAAACTCGGTTTCCTGCTGTGGGGTCATCGACTGCTCGGCCATGCTTGGTTCCTGTGGGTTTTCGTTTTGGGTAGCACTAAAGCCCAACTCTCCCCCGTTGGGGTGGGTTGGGCTTAGCGTTGGGTTTGACTCAGATGTCAAGGTCGTTCAGACCGAGGGCGTAGAGGTACTCGTAGCCCTTCTCGCTGATGCGCTCGGCAGCACCGGTGTTGCGGTCGACGATTACGGCCACAGCCAAGACTTTGGCGCCAGCTTCTTCGAGTGCCTTGGCGGCCTGTAATGGCGAACCACCAGTGGTAGAAGTGTCTTCCAGTACGACTACGCGCTTACCCTTCACGTCAGGGCCTTCAATCTGGCGCTGCATGCCGTGATCCTTGGCTTCCTTGCGCACCACGAATGCGTCAATGTCGAGGCCGCGGGAAGCAGCGGCGTGCATGATGGCAGTTGCGACTGGGTCGGCACCCATAGTTAGGCCACCAACGGCGTCAATATCGTCAGGGGTAAAGCCTGCTTCTTCGAGCAGATCGAGCATGACGTGGCCGACGAGTGGCGCAGCTTCGTGATGCAAGGTTACGCGACGCATGTCGACGTAGAAATCAGATTTCAACCCAGAAGCTAGAGTGACTTCCTGGTGAACAACAGCTAATTCGTTTACCAGCTGTGCAAGACGCACGCGGTTTGGATCATTCGCAAAACTCATGGCTTAAGTCTAACCCAAAGGGGCTCAAACTACCGGATGCTCAGGGTCGCCGATTCGTGACGCAATTTGGCGCACCACGGACCTGGGAGCTAGGCGCATAACCTGATCGAGGACGGCGTAACGCCAAGTTGGGACGACTTCCACCTGTCCGCGACGGACTGCGGCTAGGGATTGGGAGACGACCTCGGCCACGTCAATCCACATGAACTTGGGCCAAATGGTGTGGTCGAGCCCGCCCCGCTGTTGGAATTCGGTCATCACCCAGCCGGGCATGAGGGCCGTGACGGTCACGTTCTTGGGGGCCATTTCGAGGGCGAGCCCTTCCGTGAAGGATCGTACCCAAGCTTTATGCGCCGCGTAGGTACCATACGGGGTGCGCGAAGCAATCGAAGACACATTCAGGATGGCACCGCGACCGCGCTCGCCCATGGCATTGGCGGCCGCATGGGCCAGTCGCATGACGGAACGAACCATCAGATCGAGGGCGTATTCCTCTTTCTCATAAGAGCCGGCTGCGAATGGTTGGCCTAAAGCCATGCCCGCATTGTTAACCAGTAGACCGACGGGAGCCTGCTTGGCCGTAAGGCGTTCACAGACTTTTTCCACGTCCTCGGGCTTGGTCAAATCTGCGGGTAGCACTTCTACCTTGACCCGCGCGGCCTGAGTGATTTTCTGTGCAGTTTCGTTTAGCTTTTGCTCGTTGCGCGCCACGATCACTAGGTTGTGACCGGCAGCCGCAAGCTGCCAACAGAATTCTTCCCCAATGCCACTGGTGGCGCCGGTAACTAGTGCGGTTCCCATTTTTACCTCTGTTCTCGTCGTTGAGCTTGTTCGCGCGGGTCGGCGACCGGCACCGCGTTAATCAAACGGCGAGTGTATTCCGTCTGGGGATTACCTAGCACGTCAGCGGTTGGACCGGACTCCACAATCTTACCGGAGTTGAGTACCACCGTGCGGCTGGCCAGTTGTTCCACCACCGCTAAATCGTGGGTGATTAGCAGGGCGGCGAAGCCCATCTCTTTTTGTAGTTGCGCCAAAGTAACGAGCACCTGGGCTTGCACCGAAACGTCGAGGGCCGAGGTCGGTTCGTCCGCAATCACCAGTTGCGGGCGCAGCACGATCGCGCGGGCAATGGCGACACGCTGACGCTGTCCGCCAGAAAGTTCGTGCGGGTAACGGTTCGCGAGTTCCGGTTCAAGCCGGGCTGCCACCAAGGCAGACAGGGCCCGGGCTTCACGTTCGGCTCGGTTCATGGTGGTGTGCAAACGCAAG includes these proteins:
- a CDS encoding family 20 glycosylhydrolase, whose protein sequence is MGVSALALAGLPALGTASAFAADGEAAAKNFALASNGATVEVSGTEVSDGRWGKDKLIDGVVNEDAAKAEQSRWSSNVSDSAWATVTFKDKTVLDHVNVFWGRACAAKWDLLVSTDGQSFQKVFSEDNQQCADPGKALKTTVDLPENRKNEQFKAIKLQVRKQTIVAGGYWGSSAWEIEAWNAPQVAAPTPAAPAEVATQTGLVPLPDSVTAQEGAPYVLAPTARIVAPANLTRVANMLATTLRSSTGYELPVVTSGKKAGDISLATGEVAGYAGKNEAYSLTANEGGVEIVGASEQAVFNGTQTLRQLFPGFVYMSRPVLADWKIPAVAIKDAPRFSYRGYMLDIARSFVGFEDIKQVIDEMAAYKMTALHLHLVDDQGWRIEITNEGRAPGDDIDYTRLTADSGLSAMLPHEKQASREVGRTGYLTQDEWKKLQDYASSRFIEIVPEIDVPGHINAALHAIPQLNTPGSSHPATEAEPTSPAAAGGAVGWSYMDPDSPATYNFLRHVFKQMAAMTHSDKVHIGGDEPHSFLQRYGHGKYEEIVTKVMQIVRDSGKTPIGWNEVADSPGVLKSGDILQYWLGNIKPVQQAVRNKDVKVIMSKVKHAYVAQKYNPKTPMGLNWACNPCNTLTHYDWNPATELGMDDSKLLGTEAALWTETVRGLDQVQYMTYPRLLSQAEVGWTAQAKRQNDNFLKRAGVNGTDMAAAGINYYDDPAVKWDFDLVGVASTVPTSASTIQLGYVSAPGTKLAANGKTLVTDTTNDADGVSNSPLGSGQKVVIDWGDGSPLEAAKVTSPRPRNLYGAPDLYVLTAEHTFATPGKHRVKLTLNGKETFAEVTSQAGATPSEPLYTPWQPAGDPTLELGTKTVNPKGRLPIKVNGFKPLELVEVVLDGKNLGQVRPNKDGVVDLALYIPEDTPIGKLPLTFTQGDRSVGAEVNVWGPEKQVLKNPISGLTVDRFSSEADNESPKPNGLAKAAVDGNPKTYWHTRWANPAAQFPHFISLDLHKQCQIDGLEYTPRQDNTNTRIKDYDIFVSTDGQNWGSPVASGSFVAGKTATVVNFAPVAGNFVKLVGKNSHNGEPFGGAGEIRVGGTCADTQVLGLQVTTGNGTTKVAEDGSTVVKAEAGEPLNFELLNGPQSGQISVWTADEPEVLAHSQLSAQNQSVQLNAPAEGESLKLVVVTPKGRFNLTVQVEKQPEPTPEPSVEPTVEPTPAPTPAPEPTKEPTAEPTAEPTVEPTPAPVPSPEPTKEPTAEPTPAPVPPVKPEPTKEPAPKPEPPVKPEPTKEPAPKPQPPVKPTPEAPKPPVKPEPTPAPKPPVKPEPTPVLPDPKPEPKPLPPVKPQPPVKPEPTEEPAPKPQPPAPKPPVKPTPEAPKPPVKPEPKPTPVKPEPKPVPKPEPKPTPVKPEPKPVPTPVVPDPKPAPKPLPPVKPAPKPTELNPYLVTAASPDARVAKDVEATTLFSGEIKWLIRTRISTGWPDGTFRPLVPVDRQTMAAFLYRLAGRPTVANKRPPFKDVPGTNFFSREIEWMREAGISTGWADNTFRPEEPVHRDAMAAFLFRFCSKYPNQCSPHVDPNRLKVKVERPFRDVGSKDLFHHQMAWMRTANISTGYADKTYRPLDNVNRDAMAAFLFRMKHNGLG
- a CDS encoding SDR family NAD(P)-dependent oxidoreductase, with translation MGTALVTGATSGIGEEFCWQLAAAGHNLVIVARNEQKLNETAQKITQAARVKVEVLPADLTKPEDVEKVCERLTAKQAPVGLLVNNAGMALGQPFAAGSYEKEEYALDLMVRSVMRLAHAAANAMGERGRGAILNVSSIASRTPYGTYAAHKAWVRSFTEGLALEMAPKNVTVTALMPGWVMTEFQQRGGLDHTIWPKFMWIDVAEVVSQSLAAVRRGQVEVVPTWRYAVLDQVMRLAPRSVVRQIASRIGDPEHPVV
- the fbaA gene encoding class II fructose-bisphosphate aldolase; protein product: MAIATPEVYNEMLDRAREGGFAYPAINVTSSQTLTAAIQGFAEAESDGIIQVSVGGAEYWSGSTVKDRVAGSLAMAAYAREIAKNYDVTIALHTDHCAKQNIDSWVRPLLELEAEEVKAGRLPFFQSHMWDGSAVPLAENLEIAKEMLELSVKANTILEVEIGVVGGEEDGVKAEINEKLYTTTEDALATVEALGLGEKGRYITALTFGNVHGVYKPGAVKLRPEILGQIQDEVGAKVGKERPFDLVMHGGSGSTEEEIATAVRNGVIKMNVDTDTQYAFTRPVVDWMLKNYDGVLKVDGEVGNKKQYDPRAWGKAAEAGMAARVVEACQRLGSVGKKMA
- a CDS encoding TrmH family RNA methyltransferase, whose amino-acid sequence is MAEQSMTPQQETEFDPAADFSRKTGERIKAPITNAGEENPEVGVGPWPGGEANWPSGDQYDPLLLAEGDRRNVIDCYRYWKTSAIVADLDTKRRPFHVAIENLEHDFNIGSIVRTANAMGAATVHIVGRKRWNKRGAMVTDRYLHVFHHPSVADFAQWCEQAEVTPLGIDIIPGAKPITEADLPRGTVLVFGTESQGLSEEMRALCGQVCFINQYGSTRSMNVGHAAAIAMWTWNLAEDARRA
- the pyrE gene encoding orotate phosphoribosyltransferase, whose translation is MSFANDPNRVRLAQLVNELAVVHQEVTLASGLKSDFYVDMRRVTLHHEAAPLVGHVMLDLLEEAGFTPDDIDAVGGLTMGADPVATAIMHAAASRGLDIDAFVVRKEAKDHGMQRQIEGPDVKGKRVVVLEDTSTTGGSPLQAAKALEEAGAKVLAVAVIVDRNTGAAERISEKGYEYLYALGLNDLDI